The nucleotide sequence ACAGATTGAGAACAGAACAATGAGAGATGAAAGGACAAGACCGGTCGGGGCGTTGTTTCTTGCGTTGCATAACCTGATTATGCCTTTCCATTTTCTCAATGTCCGAAGAGATCGTGGCGTTGCTTTGTCCGGTTTCCCTGGTTGCCACAGGATTGCAAGAAGTAAGCGGTCACAAAAAGACGTTTTTCAAGTTTTTATGGACAACGGCGAGCTACACTAGCGATACGCTTCCTTACGATGGTATGCTGCAATCATAAGCACGACTTTTTCATTTTCGTCAATTTCGTAGAAAAAACGCCAGTTCCCAACACGATATCTCCAGGTATTCGGCTGCCAGTTTTTTAGCTTTTTAATATTAGGCCCGTAATGAGGTTCTTGCCTTAGACGAGGGTACACAAATTGGCCCAGTTTCTTTTGCATACGGTCCGGATTGCCGGCGGAAATCGCTTCAATGTTTTCTTTGAAATTGTCTGTCTCGAAGACACGGTATTCAGGCAACAAAATTGCCTCTCTTTTCCTTGGCCTGTTTGGAACCGGTGCGTAGCCTTTCAAGGAGTTGCGGATTATTCATAATCTCCAGCATCTCGGAGTCGTCGACAAAGGCCGTTTCTTCAATGTATTTCAGAGTAGCATACTCAACGAAGTTGGAAATAGGACGTTTTTCACTCTCGGCAGCCTTTTTTACCGATTCGTAAGTATGGTCGTCCAGACGAATAGTGACCGTTTTTGCCATGGTTATCACCCCTTTTGTCAGATTTTTACTCCATTTTATTCGTTTGTATTCTATTTGTCAATTAATGTCGGACAAGACCGGTCGGGGCGTTGTTTCTTG is from Thermodesulfobacteriota bacterium and encodes:
- a CDS encoding CopG family transcriptional regulator, yielding MAKTVTIRLDDHTYESVKKAAESEKRPISNFVEYATLKYIEETAFVDDSEMLEIMNNPQLLERLRTGSKQAKEKRGNFVA
- a CDS encoding type II toxin-antitoxin system RelE/ParE family toxin; translated protein: MLPEYRVFETDNFKENIEAISAGNPDRMQKKLGQFVYPRLRQEPHYGPNIKKLKNWQPNTWRYRVGNWRFFYEIDENEKVVLMIAAYHRKEAYR